From a region of the Canis lupus dingo isolate Sandy chromosome 5, ASM325472v2, whole genome shotgun sequence genome:
- the NECAB2 gene encoding LOW QUALITY PROTEIN: N-terminal EF-hand calcium-binding protein 2 (The sequence of the model RefSeq protein was modified relative to this genomic sequence to represent the inferred CDS: deleted 2 bases in 1 codon), protein MCERAARLCRAGAHRLLREPPPQGRALGGLLRWVGARMGEPRAPLAPAAPPPPPPPPAAPGPGSPRGGTAVILDIFRRADKNDDGKLSLEEFQLFFADGVLNEKELEDLFHTIDSDNTNHVDTKELCDYFVEHMGDYEDVLASLETLNHSVLKAMGYTKKVYEGGSHVDQFVTRFLLKETANQIQSLLSSVESAVEAIEEQTSQIRQNHSKPSSSTVETRYGSAASPHPPNPKLGAVEPGKSPPSVILDPKEEGLEAQISRLAELIGRLESKTIWFDLQQRLADEEGTNMHLQLVRQEMAVCPEQLGEFVDSLRRYLRATAGARNCFHIAALRLADGFTFVVYEFWETEEEWRRHLQSPVCKAFRHVKVDTLSQPEALSRILVPAVWCTVGRD, encoded by the exons aTGTGCGAGCGGGCGGCGCGCCTGTGCAGGGCCGGCGCGCACAGGCTGCTCCGGGAGCCGCCGCCGCAGGGCCGGGCGCTGGGCGGGCTGCTGCGCTGGGTGGGCGCCAGGATGGGCGAGCCCCGGGCGCCGctcgcccccgccgccccgccgcccccgccgcccccg cccgccgcccccggccccggctcccCGCGCGGGGGCACCGCGGTCATCCTGGAC ATTTTCCGCCGGGCGGACAAAAATG ACGATGGGAAGTTGTCCTTGGAGGAATTCCAGCTCTTTTTCGCAGATGGCGTCCTCAATGAGAAGGAACTGGAGGATCTCTTTCACACCATCGACTCTGACAACACCAA CCACGTGGACACCAAGGAGCTGTGTG ATTACTTTGTGGAGCACATGGGGGATTATGAGGACGTCTTGGCCTCCCTGGAGACCTTGAATCACTCCGTCCTGAAGGCCATGGGTTACACCAAGAAG gTGTACGAGGGCGGGAGCCACGTGGACCAGTTTGTGACACGCTTTCTTCTGAAGGAGACGGCCAATCAGATCCAGTCGCTGCTGAGCTCTGTGGAGAGTGCAGTGGAGGCCATTGAAGAGCAGACCAGCCAGATCCG ACAGAACCACAGCAAACCCAGCTCCAGTACAGTGGAGACCCGGTATGGAAGCGctgcctccccacacccccccaaccccaagcTGGGAGCCGTGGAACCAGGGAAGAGTCCTCCATCTG TCATCCTGGACCCTAAGGAGGAGGGCCTGGAGGCCCAGATCAGCCGCTTGGCAGAGCTGATAGGACGGCTGGAGAGTAAG ACCATTTGGTTTGACCTCCAGCAGCGCCTTGCGGACGAAGAAGGCACGAACATG CACCTGCAGCTGGTCCGGCAGGAGATGGCCGTGTGCCCCGAGCAGCTGGGCGAGTTCGTGGACTCCCTGCGCCGGTACCTGCGGGCCACCGCCGGGGCCAGGAACTGCTTCCA TATCGCGGCCCTGAGGCTGGCGGATGGCTTCACCTTCGTGGTCTACGAGTTCTGGGAGACggaggaggagtggaggag GCATCTGCAGAGCCCCGTGTGCAAGGCCTTCCGGCATGTCAAGGTGGACACGCTGAGTCAGCCTGAGGCCCTCTCCAGGATCTTGGTGCCAG CTGTTTGGTGTACCGTGGGCCGTGACTGA
- the OSGIN1 gene encoding oxidative stress-induced growth inhibitor 1 isoform X3, with protein MSNWRKDHLGTSASEPLPVLIIGNGPSGICLSYLLSGYTPYVRLDAVHPHPLLQRKLAEAPGVSILDQDLDYLSEGLEGRSQSPVALLFDALLRPDTDFGGNMESVLTWKHQKERAIPHMVLGRNLPGGAWHSIEGSMVTLSQGQWMGLPDLQVKEWMCRKRRGLRNSRATAGDIAHYYRDYVTKKGLGHNFVSGAVVTAVEWGTPVSGGSGAPAPSPLFQVSGVLTTEDQSQQPFSLCARNVVLATGTSDSPARLGIPGEALPFVHYELSALEVATRAGTVTPASDPVLIVGAGLSAADAVLYARHYNIPVIHAFRRSVDDPGLVFNQLPKMLYPEYHKVHQMMREQSILSPSPYEGYRSLPEHQLLLLKEDRQAVFRDAQGLQKVFGVALVLVLIGSHPDLSFLPGAGANLAVDPDLPLSAKRNPIDVDPFTYQSTQQEGLYAVGPLAGDNFVRFVQGGALAVASSLLRKEARKPP; from the exons GCAATGGCCCCTCGGGCATCTGCCTGTCCTACCTGCTGTCTGGCTACACCCCCTATGTGAGACTGGATGCTGTCCACCCACACCCACTGCTGCAGAGGAAGCTCGCGGAGGCTCCGGGGGTCTCCATCCTAGACCAG GACCTGGATTACCTGTCCGAAGGCCTTGAAGGCCGGTCCCAAAGCCCTGTGGCCCTGCTCTTTGATGCCCTCCTGCGCCCGGACACAGACTTTGGGGGAAACATGGAGTCCGTTCTCACCTGGAAGCACCAGAAGGAGCGAGCCATCCCCCACATGGTCCTAGGCCGGAACCTGCCTGGGGGAGCCTGGCAT TCCATCGAAGGCTCCATGGTGACTCTTAGCCAAGGCCAGTGGATGGGGCTCCCAGACCTGCAGGTCAAGGAGTGGATGTGCAGGAAGCGAAG AGGTCTTCGTAACAGCCGAGCCACGGCTGGGGACATCGCTCACTACTACAGGGACTACGTGACCAAGAAGGGCCTGGGTCACAACTTTGTGTCCGGTGCCGTGGTCACGGCCGTGGAGTGGGGGACACCTGTGTCTGGTGGCTCCGGGGctccggcccccagccccctcttccAGGTGAGCGGCGTCCTGACCACGGAGGACCAGAGCCAGCAGCCCTTCTCCCTATGTGCCCGCAACGTGGTCCTGGCCACGGGCACGTCCGACAGCCCGGCGCGCCTGGGCATCCCCGGGGAGGCCCTGCCCTTCGTCCACTACGAGCTTTCGGCCCTGGAGGTGGCCACAAGGGCCGGAACGGTGACCCCGGCCTCGGACCCTGTCCTCATCGTCGGCGCTGGGCTGTCGGCCGCCGACGCGGTCCTCTACGCCCGCCACTACAACATCCCCGTGATCCACGCCTTCCGCCGCTCCGTGGATGACCCCGGCCTGGTCTTCAACCAGCTGCCCAAGATGCTGTACCCCGAGTACCACAAGGTGCATCAGATGATGCGGGAGCAGTCCATCCTGTCGCCCAGCCCCTACGAGGGCTACCGCAGCCTCCCCGAGCACCAGCTGCTGCTCCTCAAGGAGGACCGCCAGGCCGTGTTCCGGGACGCCCAGGGCCTCCAGAAGGTCTTTGGCGTTGCCCTGGTGCTGGTGCTCATCGGCTCCCACCCGGACCTGTCCTTCCTCCCCGGGGCCGGCGCCAACCTGGCCGTGGACCCCGACCTACCACTGAGCGCCAAAAGGAACCCCATCGACGTGGACCCTTTTACTTACCAGAGCACCCAGCAGGAGGGCCTGTACGCCGTGGGGCCCCTGGCTGGGGACAACTTTGTGCGGTTTGTGCAGGGTGGGGCCCTGGCAGTGgccagctccctgctgaggaagGAGGCCAGGAAGCCGCCCTAG